TCATAATGGTAAAAACTGGAATGTCACAATAATACACACCAATTGTTCCCATcacttcctttctctttttctttctctttttctattaCTTTATGAAGATTAATCTGATGGATGTAGTTGAGCAGAAATTTCTTCCTCTCTATCTTCTCTCTTCTTGGGTTTCTTGGCTGTTCCAGACGGAAGGTCGCGGTTTTTAGGGTGCTGTATATCACCATCAGGATATCGGTGGTCCTTCCCAATGTTTTGATGTGGTTTGTATTTGTGTAATTCTCGATGGCAATCACCTGCTCCGCCCCAATGCGTCTAAACTCTTTCTCGATTTCCATGTAATCTCCTCTGGTTTTAAAGGTGAGGACAATGATGGGAACTACACCTGAagaagagataaaatagacaaaatcagacatgatgtctctgctcaccgagccactccaaccatacccaacccttccacctgtaaatcatcactggcttcccttagccctgttactgtggatgaagtttcTTCTCTTCTCATCATCTCTGTCCACTACATGTCCACTtaacccaattccctctgatctactccatgcccattcctccaccctggcccctgccctaactgaactatttaacctctccctttctactggtaaatccCCCTCAGCTTTcatacatgccataattctccctatcctaaagaaaccctcactggacccctccctaccctccaactaccgtcctatctcccttccctcatatgtctccaaacttctagaacgccttgtctacaaaagactcccccattacctgatcaccaactctctccttgaccccctccagtctggtgagccgcccactccactgaaacatcccttactaaagtgtccaatgtcctcatcagagctaagtctcaaggcaacttttcccttgcttctactttctgctcatttaaaagagcgctcaaaacccatatttaaacttgcctacctgtcttcttctagAATCACGTACATGTTCTTCCTTATTACGGCTGTCTGCAGAATACCCAACCCCGGTGCCTGACTGACAGATAGTGACCAATCAGATGCtagaaatataattttcatttaacaATTGACTCCTAACCTGTGCCTTGAATCTTGACTATGCTTGCCTTCAGCCTATccagacctgtgcctggactttGACTATGTTTGTcagctgcctaccctgacctcagTCTGCTTGGACCTTGTCTCTTATTGTCATCCTAatcagtacctgatcttggctATCCCTACACTGAAGCCTTCTGTTCCACGGGCCCCTGATGGGGAGAGCATGAGGGCCGTGACATGCTGTTCTCTCTGCAACAAAGTAGCCTGGTGGCCTCTACAGTCaccggcccatcatcccttgtggggtgctcatttagactctgcaccccaggtAATTCCCCGTCATGTTCCAGGGGGTGTAGCTGTAACAAAAACACTTTCAAGTCTTCAGaaaaccctggctataattattatatccacagatcattgtttattggtgtgatggtcagtgagaagaattcctcttacattgatggccagtgggaagaatgtcaccgttacagataaccaaaataatctttggtgtcacctaaactgacctgaaagtgacaaactgctcattgcttatggaacccccagcaaccccagAGGAACTATAGAGGAAAAGGTTACCTGTCATTTTGATGCAGTTCTCCATAAATAATTTCATTTCCTTCTTTGTTTCATGTTGTATCTGACATCTGGCACTGGATAAGAGTAGAGGAACATCATATATCAATGTAACATCCATAATACCCACATTAAAGCCTCTGTCCATGTATAAGTTGTACCTATATGCGTGTAGCACCCTTGAGCATGTTGTGCCCATATGctgcagataaaaatatattgtgcaagTTTATTATTACTTGTTAATGGCGGGTTTGCTATTTCAAGGAGAAAGCAGCAACCAGAACTTTAGATTGGAGAATATTTGTTGCAAACAGGTTGAGCTCTAGGGACAAATTCATGGATCCCAGAGTTGTTCTCATTGTGTTAGAGGTGTTTAGGTGGAAGCATCCAACTGAATGGTTACAAATGTAAGGTGTGTAAAATATCAACTTAAATTTCAAGTTTAAATCAGATTTAATATCAGATTAGCTCCTATCCAAGTCAGAATCATCTCTGACCAAATCACCAAATCAGCCCCTACAATAACTCCTGGCACCTAAAGCTGCCCCACCCAGACCACAAACTACTCACCTGTACACAAAGATAGGGACAATGAAGTCTGTGTAATTTGGTTCTAATTCTGAATCTTCTAATTCTTCCATCATCGTTTTGAAATTGCTTTTCCAGTCAACTTTCTGTCCAATGGGGATGAAGTTTCCTGGAAGTTAGAAGATACGGACAATGAGTCACACAAGAAATATGGATTCTAAAAGTATTGAAATGGACAAATGAAGCATTTACCGTCTTTATGTACCGGCAGCTCAGAAGTCCCCCGTTTATTGGGCTTGGAGTAACCAAAAGGTGAATATGGGAGACAAAGTTCTATAGACAGATTTCTGCTGTCTCCTTGTTGTGTTCACAAGACAAGACAAGGGGtaacaatcttcccaatgggagATTAGCTCATGGTGATGACCCGTCACCTCCAAGCTCCAGAGTTTACAACAATAACAAAGCTCTGCTGACTATTCTGAGTTATTACACACAGCAGGGAGGTCTCCCAATGGTTCTAGGGTGATAGTTGAtttacattagcctggtggtgcAAGAGGGCATTTAATTGGGCAAAAATAACATTCTAGATTAATGTTTGAGGGATCTAACAAATTAATATTGATCAGGAATACATGACAGCCTTAATGCTCCATATAGACACTCgattttcaatctttatttatgGAGATGGGAATTTATGTAAAGCAGTCCCGCAGTATAATTCCGTGATACCAGATCATAAAACAACCAAACCCCAATGCTGCTAATGATGTGTTTACTAATGGTGAAAAAAAGCAGCAAGGCGCCTCCGTcctctccccctccatagaacagaacagggcACTCAACATTCTATCCAATGATTTATTTGTTCCAATTTTACTCAAAATGATCACAAGATCATGATGAGTGACATACTTGAGCATCTTGATTGTGTGTATGAAGCTTAATGCCCTGGGGTGGACAATTGTTTTTGAATTTAACTTACCAAGCTGGGCATAGACTTCGGCTTTTTCAAAACCGTCCATTTTGCTGCAGCCCCTGTTGTCCACCATGGTGATCACATCTGTAAGTGGATAGGCATTTCTTACCATGGTCAGTCCCTCGTCTGTTTCTCTGGCCTCAGCGTATTCCTGGAAGTTCTCTCCATCTTGCAGGACGTATTTACAGGAGTTGATGAAGGAAGATTTGCCATGACCCAAGTAACCAAACAGTTGCAGGAGTACTCGATTATAGCCCTGACTGCCCAGATCTCCGTCCTCCAGACGGAAATTCCTAATTCTGTCTTGTAGCTGCTTGATGTCCATTGTTTGCCTTTCTTGTGTTTCTCTTGCTTCTTGTCTTTTTCTGATTTCTGCTTGCTGGTGTAACAACGAATTCAAAAGCTTTCAGTTTCTATTAACAATAAAGGCTGATGGCAGGAAATGGTAATACAAGGCTTGACGAGGCAATAAACAATTTCATACAGCAAGGGTTAAGTGTACAAAGTAAGATTTCtcttacataaaaatgttatgcaaacCATTATCTTTAATGCCTAAAaggttataattaaaaaaaacattttatctgtaaGTTATAAGAATATTTTCTGTACACAGAGCCCTCACCCATCCAAAGTACAAATTTAGTGCAAGCTCTGAAAGACCAGAATGTTCTGAGGCTGTACACGGACACGTTACATGTCCACAAAGAAATAGGGACACACTGACATGTAACACAcacatgtaacatatatatagGGACACACTGACATGTAACACACACATGTTACAAACATGTAGGGACACACTGACATGTAACACACACATGTTACAAACATGTAGGGACACACNNNNNNNNNNNNACATGTAGGGACACACTGACATGTAACACATACACGTTACACACATGTAGGGACACACTGACATGTAACACACACATGTTACACACATGTAGGGACACACTGACATGTAACACACAATGTTACACACATGTAGGGACACGCTGACATTAAACACACACATGTTACACACACATAGGGACACACTGACATGTAACACACACATGTAGATAAAATATCGCAGTTTAGAATCTGATTTGCCAAATTTACATCCTTTcgggattttattattatacattttttttgaataatgtaACATtacatgctttatttattatcaatattattattactattattataattaaacagtatttatatagcgccagcatattatgcagcgctgtacagtaaataggggttgcaaatgacaggcagatagagacagtgacacaggaggaggagaggaccctgccccgaagagcttacaatctaggaggcggggaaAGTATCTGTATTCGGTGTTACAAGTCAATGTACAAGTTTTAGcgaaacaaataaaaagaaacataaaaaaaggaaatgtaaactCAACCTTAATGAAGTTCTGTTTGTtatgagcactgtacataatcAGAGTTTTGACCTCTTTGTAGTCCTCCAGTAATAGCTGTGACATTTCCCAGAATGAGATTCTTTTTTGTGACAAtacaggagcacaattgggagaAGGGGAGAGAAACATGAAATGAGGGAACAAGGGTGGGATCTCGggaatgaaatatataaatatctaataaaatgaCATGTATATGTATTTCTTGTATTAGGTTTTTACTGAACATATTACAACCAAGACCCCTTACAAAGAAAAATAGCCACGCTATCGGAAAATGCTCAAAAGcataaaaatgcccaaaaaccATATCCATATGTATTTGGATTGAACAAtttctataaatatgtaaatatatttcaattataaagaaatgtttttgaaacaATCCATTGCTGACAAATCCtgatatataaacaaatatataacataatataataataaactatacaaTATGTTGTGCCTGTTTCTTTTAACAAAACCGGTCCCCCGCCTGCCTGTGGGGGTTTGCAGCTTATTGGAATCttgaagccccctttattaaaaGGACTCCCACATATTTGTACCCTCACCCTGTGTAATGAGTTCCCAGAAAGGGCAATAACAGCCAAAATAATAACAATCTTCCTACTCCAGcagctgcaaagttttttttattatgtaaaatttaCTTTTGCAGAGTGCAGTAAGGTACACAAGGAAGATCTGCCAAGGAATTGGTGctgtacaatatacaatgtacaaGATGAAAACAAATGACAACTCAGAATTCCGTAATTTCCGATTTTGTGTGGTTTAGGTCTAGAAACTGGAAATTTTGAGTGATCATCTATACTATGTAGTACTACAGTAGAATAGGGGGAGCTAATGGAGAGGTTCCCTGCCTTGAAACCCAAAGACCTCCCACCAAAAACCATTGTTTTACTCGGCACCGGGTTAGAGTGTTCCAGGGTAAGTGGGTAGTAGGCATGGGGAAGAGTCAGGGGTATAATGCAGTGCATCTCAACAAGTCAAACGTGGAAAATGTTGAATGTTTCTGTTGCTGTGAATTTGGACATGTGGTAGCAAACTGTCCAATAACTGGAGAACCATGCAGTGTGATTTATTTTCTATGGCGAGGTGCCAGGTGTTTGCCAGCACATCATGCATTGCATTGCCTGAGATTCTCTGGTTTAGACAGATATGATGGGCCTGGTAAAATGAAAGGTTGCTGTAATCTGTGTGCATTGTGGGGTCATGAGATTTACCTCTTCTTATACCTTATTTCTCCTCGCTAAGTAATCATTGTCCAGTTTTCGCACCCCCACTGCATTTTGTCCAGTGGGGAAGGACATTTAGGAATAATTCacacatgtatattattattattattattattaaacaggatttatatagcgccaacatattacgcagcgctgtacatgtatacaattataaattagaacattgtatgtgtttgatgcaccattgttttttaatatattgctgcaccttaAATACCCTGTATTTTCTCGTTTCTTCATTTACCATATACTTATCAgggtatgcagcacagtatatacCGTAGTGGTGGAGGGAATTGGTGTATTACACTATATTTGCATTGTGATAAAGTTGAGCATTTTCCTTTTCTCAAATGAACAGAGACTTCTTACGATAGATGGAGCTTTCATTGACAGATGTGTGAGTACAATCAATGTGGCTATTGTTCTAAAGTTTTTATCTTGTGAATGAGTTTATAACGGCAAAACGATTAggataattaaaaagaaacaacccaGGATGGGAGTTTCTACCTTTCAAAcccaccaataaaataaatacatttagcacAGTGTAAACACAGGTAACATTGTTTTAGGAACTTATTTCCATGAATAATGCCTACTTAGAGATTGGATTTTGTCTATTGTCAATAAACAATTGTCATTATTATGAGTTCCTAACTATAAAAGATTTGCAATGTTTGTAAGTCTGATAGAATAAAGGTCTTCTGGTCCCAAACTTGATGTATTTTGAGGTCATAAAGATCCGGAGTCCAGAAGTCTCATACTTTGAGCCAATGTGGAGAATCATGAGATGTAGGTGATAAaaccttgtatatagtatattttatgattccttcttatagaaaatcataaagtccacatCATTCCCCCCCCCCAAGTTTATTCCCTGAACTTATAATACCTTCAAGGATTTTGTACTCATACAAGAGACATGGGGAGCCTGCCACCCACATCACTTACTTGTTGGCAACACCGGCTTGGATTCAAATTGGTATTGCATaagcaaagaaaatacaaaggcTATCCAGCACTGGTAACAAAGGTGACTCTCCGAACTTTGCTGTAGGTCTTATGTGTCAGTGAAGACAGTAGGCCTGAAGCTTGCATTGTCCATCACGACTCTCTTAGTATTCACAGGAAACCCCCACAGGTGAACTCTTTCATCCTTCTGCATTAGAAGAGTGGAGTAGGGTCCTTATGGGTGAGATGTTGGTCTATGGCTCGACCGGGCTTGTCTTCCGGAAACTTTAAAATACTAATGGGTTCCTTATAGTAACTTTTTATCCAGACTTTATTTGAGGAACAAACAATCTTCAGGTGTGGGTATAACAGGGTCAGGTGTTCCTTGCCATCTTAGATGAATACAAAATACCAATTGACTTTTTCCAAGATACATCAGGACAACATTGAATTCTTCCATTCTACAATGGTTATTTAGCATGAGTTGAGATATACCTTTTCTTGAAACAAAGTCCTAAAAGTaattatacacataaaaaactTAACAAAAGTTAACACATGTGAATTCATCAGAAATTCAGTGGTAACATATCAAAAGTCAATATTTTACGCACAGCAAACCTTCTATGTAATCTGGGCAGTCAGACCACTCCCTGAACATACACTTCATCCAAAGGCTAATCCTTCTGATATAGTGGGACTCGGACCCTAATTGGCACCTTGTCCATCCCAAAGGGGTTGACTGCCCACATCTACTATACCTGTTTTAATTGTTCGGGCATTCACTACACCATTTTCAGAGGTTATCTCTTCCCCTAATACCCAAACCAAAGGAGATGCCACCTTAGGCATCAAGAGTTGGGGAGTCCCATCAAAGGGTCGCCCTAAGTTATTGATCTCTTTTACTGTTCTAGAAGAGGTATCTAGTAGAGGTACATGATTTTTTAGTTTGTACGCTTAATTTCTTAAGTTTAAAATGCATAATTATCATAATCAAGTAAATCAATTCAGTGAAGAAAAGTAATATAATTATAGGATGAAGCATATGATTTAAAAAGGCAGTTGCTTTAGGACTGTATCCAAATAAACTTTCCCAGCAAGATGTCTTGGTGTCTCCTCGATgttggctgcagtgtgtgtctcctcctggcttcagtgcagagccaaacttaAACTATGACGCCGACACGCCCTCCCCCCGCCATTTTGAACCAggaagtgaacagaaggggaatatgaacggcacagagtaatcagaaggggaatttgaacggcacagagtgatcagaaggggaatttgaatggcacagagtgatcagaaggggaatttgaatatcacagagtgatcagaaggggaatttgaatggcacatgagtgatcagaaggggaatttgaatggcacatgagtgatcagaaggggtatttgaatggcacatgagtgattagaaggggaatacggtatgaatggcacatgagtgatcagaagggaaataatctttcagaatctttttttctagattttcctcctttaaaattgggggcgtc
The Pyxicephalus adspersus chromosome 7, UCB_Pads_2.0, whole genome shotgun sequence genome window above contains:
- the LOC140334814 gene encoding uncharacterized protein, which produces MDIKQLQDRIRNFRLEDGDLGSQGYNRVLLQLFGYLGHGKSSFINSCKYVLQDGENFQEYAEARETDEGLTMVRNAYPLTDVITMVDNRGCSKMDGFEKAEVYAQLGNFIPIGQKVDWKSNFKTMMEELEDSELEPNYTDFIVPIFVYSARCQIQHETKKEMKLFMENCIKMTGVVPIIVLTFKTRGDYMEIEKEFRRIGAEQVIAIENYTNTNHIKTLGRTTDILMVIYSTLKTATFRLEQPRNPRREKIERKKFLLNYIHQINLHKVIEKEKEKEKGSDGNNWCVLL